The Flavobacterium psychrotrophum region AAAGGCGTGGAGCCTGAGTGGTTTTGCTATTATTAATTCTGGCCGTACAGAGATGCAAACGCACAGCCGCAATACGGTACTTGATCCGCAAACCGGTGAAGCGCAAACTGTACAGACTACAGATGAAAAATCATTACAGCGTACTGATTTCAGCCTTATAAAAGTGAGTTCGAGCTATAAGCCCAGTAGCCGTTTTCAGTTTGATTATGATGCTTTTGTAAAAACATCAAAACAAGGCGAGGATACTGATTTAATGAGTGTAGTAACACCTGAAACAGAGCAGAGCCAGAATATTTATACCAATAAAAAGCAACATCCTTTCTCGTTCAACCAAAATGCAAACCTGTATTATACCATGGATGATAAAAATGTATTTGCTTTTGAAGCGCAACACCTTTATCAGGAGGAAGATCCGTTTTACAACGCAACGCTCGATAATAACCCGTTTCCTGATGCCACCACCGGAGATGGTGCACTAAACCTTGGCCTTGCCGATGCCATTCAGTATAACATCAACCAAAAGCGTTTTGTAACAACGAATAAGATAGATGCCAAAGCAGACTGGTATTATATGCTTACGCCAAAGGCTAACATCAATATTACGCTGGGTAACACATACAGCTACCAGAATTTTGATTCTAATGTCTTCCAGATACTAGATACCGGAGAGGTTGATAACCTGAGCAGCAATACCCGCAATGATGTAAACTATATTTTTAACGATGCATTTTTAGGGTTGCACTATAAGTTTATACTGGGTAAGTTTACTTTTAACCCGGGTATAAGCGCCCATAGTTATACATCGCACAACGAGCAGCTGGGCACAACAGTAGCTAATGATTTTACCCGTGTATTACCAGATGTATATGCTGTTTACCAAATCAAAAAATCTGAAAGGCTACAGTATACTTACAATATGACAACGCAGTTTACGGATATCGCTAAGTTTGCGCGTGGGCTGGTACTTAATAATTACAACTCGCTTTTTCGCGGTAACCGTAATCTTGAGGGAGCATTGTACCAGGCGCATAACCTGAATTACTTTAAGTATAATATGTTTAACTTTACCCAGATATTTGCGAACCTGAATTACAGCCATAAGGCAAACGATATCAAATCGCTTGCTGCTTACAGCGGTATCAACCAGGTAGGCACGGTTGAGAACTCTAATTTTGCCGATGAAATTCTGTCGGGTGCAGTAGGGTATAACCGCACCTTTGCCCGTTATTATAAAGCATCGGCAAATGCCAGTGTAGCGTGGAATAAGTACAACAACTTCAGGGCAGATAACAGCATAGATGATGAGGTAACCATGGCAAATGCCATTCGTCAGGTAAGCGAGCAGGTAACACAATCGTATACCGCAAGCCTTGGTACGATATACAAAACCTGGCCAAATCTTGAAGTAGGCTATTCGGTAAACATAAATGCTTATGCAGGTAACAAATTCTATACGCACAGCCCTTTTGCCCGCCTCGATTACTTGTTGTTAAAGAATATTACCATTACAGCAGATTATACCTATAATCATTATTATAATGATACACACACCAGCGATAACGAGTACGACTTTTTAAATGCCAGTGTAATGTACCTTACCAATAACAAAAAATGGGAGTTTAAAGTAAGCGGTACCAACCTGCTAAACACCACATCGCTAAATGACGACAGCTTTAACCAGTTCAGTACCCGTACGTCTAAGTATACCGTGCAGCCCCGCTATTTATTCTTTACCATGAAGTATAATATAATGTAGCATTTAGAGTTTTCTTAGTACTTTTGTAAAAACGTTAGGACATGTCTATAGAGGTTAAGGAAATTTCAAAGAGTTATGGCGAACAGAAAGCGCTTGATGCGGTTTCGTTTTCAATAAACAAGGGAGAGATCGTAGGATTTTTGGGGCCTAACGGTGCCGGTAAATCCACCCTCATGAAAATACTTACCACTTATCTTGCTGCTGATAATGGTACGGCCAGCGTTAATGGC contains the following coding sequences:
- a CDS encoding TonB-dependent receptor; protein product: MNKIVLGLMLLCTAVGFSQNIKIEGTIKDSTGVALEMANIMAVNKTTNAMESYAITDEKGHYQLNLTANTAYGIKASYIGYTTFEENLTTGSGTITKNIVLKAGVELQELEIVHEMPVTIKGDTIVYNSDSFTNGTERKLGDVLKKLPGVEVDSDGNVTVEGKTVTKLMVEGKDFFDGDTKLGVKNIPADALDKVEVLRNYNEVGQLKGLENNEENVAMNIKLKEGKKNFWFGDITAGAGTGDGARYVVNPKLFFYSPLYSINLIANFNNNGEMPLTMQDYFKMTGGFRNMMKKGGTTFNVGSNDLGISTLRNNRAKNIETKFGAANFSYNPTKAWSLSGFAIINSGRTEMQTHSRNTVLDPQTGEAQTVQTTDEKSLQRTDFSLIKVSSSYKPSSRFQFDYDAFVKTSKQGEDTDLMSVVTPETEQSQNIYTNKKQHPFSFNQNANLYYTMDDKNVFAFEAQHLYQEEDPFYNATLDNNPFPDATTGDGALNLGLADAIQYNINQKRFVTTNKIDAKADWYYMLTPKANINITLGNTYSYQNFDSNVFQILDTGEVDNLSSNTRNDVNYIFNDAFLGLHYKFILGKFTFNPGISAHSYTSHNEQLGTTVANDFTRVLPDVYAVYQIKKSERLQYTYNMTTQFTDIAKFARGLVLNNYNSLFRGNRNLEGALYQAHNLNYFKYNMFNFTQIFANLNYSHKANDIKSLAAYSGINQVGTVENSNFADEILSGAVGYNRTFARYYKASANASVAWNKYNNFRADNSIDDEVTMANAIRQVSEQVTQSYTASLGTIYKTWPNLEVGYSVNINAYAGNKFYTHSPFARLDYLLLKNITITADYTYNHYYNDTHTSDNEYDFLNASVMYLTNNKKWEFKVSGTNLLNTTSLNDDSFNQFSTRTSKYTVQPRYLFFTMKYNIM